CCGCGTTTTTCCGAAGCCTCTTTGGTGAAACGGCTTGAGGAACTCGGCATCGGCCGCCCGTCGACCTATGCCTCGATCATTCAGGTGCTCAAGGACCGCGCCTATGTTCGGGTCGAGAAGAACCGCTTCTTCGCCGAGGAGAGCGGGCGACTGCTGACGGCGTTCCTCGAACGCTTCTTCGCCAAATATGTGAGTTACGACTACACCGCCGAGCTTGAGGAAGAGCTGGACGATGTTTCGGGCGGGCGTGCCGGCTGGCAGGCGGTGCTCGACGAATTCTGGCGCGATTTCAAACCGCGCACCAGCGACGTGATGGAACAGAAGCCGTCGGATATCACCGCCGAGCTCGACAAGTTCCTCGAACCCTATCTCTTTCCGAAGAAAGCGGACGGCAGCGATCCGCGTGCCTGCCCGGCCTGCGCCGACGGCAAGCTGGCGCTGCGTGGCGGGCGCTATGGCGCGTTCGTCGCCTGCTCCAACTACCCCGAGTGCAAGTTCACCCGCCGGTTCGCCCAGCCGGGCGGCGCGGAAGAGGATACCGGGCCGGAATCGCTTGGCCAGGACCCGGAAACGGGACTCGAAGTCGAGCGCAAAACGGGGCGGTTCGGTCCCTATATCCAGCTCGGCGAGGGCAAGGAGGCCAAGCGCGCCTCGATCCCCAAGGACTTGCCGGGCGAGCTCGACCTGGAAATGGCGCTGAAGCTGCTGTCATTGCCGCGCGTGATCGGCGATCACCCCGAAACCGGCCAGCCGATCGAAGCGGCGATCGGGCGCTATGGCCCCTATCTCAAGCATGACGGCAAATATGCGCGGCTGGATTCGACCGCCGAAGTATTCGAAACCGGCATGAACGCGGCCGTGGTCAAGCTTGCCGAAGCCGCCGAAAAGGGCGGTCGCGGCCGAGGCGCGGCGCGCGAGCCGCTCAAGACCTTCGGCCCGCATCCGACGAGCGGCGGCGAAATGAAGCTGATGGAAGGGCGCTACGGCCCCTATGTCACCGACGGCACCACCAATGCGACGCTGCCCAAGACGGCGGACAAGGACGCGCTGACTGCCGAGGAAGCCGCCGCGCTGATCGACGCCAAGGTCGCCAAGGGTCCTGCCAAGGGCAAGAAGAAGGCGCCGGCGAAGAAAAAGGCTCCGGCGAAGAAGAAGGCACCGGCCAAGAAGGCTGCGGCGAAGAAGGAGTAAGCCGCGACAATTGCCGTCGCCCCTGCGAAGGCAGGGGCCTATCGCTGCTTCGTCCAGATAACCGGCTGACACAGGGGCGTGCTGACTGTGTCAGGGGCCGGGGTGCAAGGCGACAGACATGAGCCCCTGCCTTCGCAGGGGCGACGCTGTTGCGATTTACGCCACCCGGCGGCTCGTCGCGCCGATCCAGGCCCGTGCGGCCTTCTGCGCCTCGATGATTTCGCGGGCGCTCATGTCCTCGGCAATTTCCGCGCGGCATTCCTGCGCATGTTCGTTGCCCGACATGGCTGCCAGATTGAACCATTTATGCGCTTCGATCAGGTCGATATCGACTCCGTCCGAACCGCTCGAATACACGATACCCAAATCGTAACAGGCTTGCGCATTTCCCGTGGCCGCATCCCGCAGCCGACTTTCGATCAGGAAACGCGCGCTCTTGAGGCTGTTGCCCATGCCGCTACCCCTTTTCCACGATCCACTCGCGATTCAGGGTTTTGCGGGGCAAGTCCGAACAAATGGTTAACGGTGTTAACCGTCCCCGTTTACCGGGACGTTGTCGATCAGCCGAGTTCCGTGGATTTTGGCGGCTGCGAGCAGGCGGCGGGGTTTTCCCGCTACGGGTTCGCCCAGGGTCTCCGAATCCACCAGGGCGACATAATCGATCTCGAATCCGGCGGCGGTCAGGATCTCGCGTGCCTGCTCCAGCGCAGCCTGCGGATCGCGTCCTTCGCTGATCGCACGCTCGGCGACGCCCAGTGCACGCGGCATCGCGACGGCGGCCTTGCGATCCTCCTCGACCAGATATCCGTTGCGCGACGACATGGCGAGACCGTCGTCCTCGCGCTGGGTGAGCATGCCGATGATCGTGACCGGCATGTCCAGATCGGCGACCATGCGGCGGATCACCGCCAGTTGCTGGAAATCCTTTTCGCCGAAGATCGCGGCATCGGGCTGGACCTGATTGAGCAGCTTGGCCACCACGGTCGCCACGCCGTCGAAATGCCCCGGCCGGTGCGCGCCTTCAAGCGGCTCGCTGACGCCCGACATGACGATGCTGGTAGCGAAGTCGGCGGGATACATCACTTCAGCGGGCGGCATCCAGAGCAGGTCCACGCCAGCTTCCGACAGCATCCGGGCGTCACGATGTTCCTGGCGCGGATAGCGGCTGAAATCCTCACCCGGAGCGAATTGCCTGGGGTTGACGAAAATCGAGACGACCACGCGGTCGCCATGCCGCCTGGCAGTGTCGACCAGCGCCATGTGCCCGGCGTGCAGCGCTCCCATCGTCGGAACGAGCACGATTCGCTCGCCTGCGGCACGAAAGCCACGCACGCTTTCGCGCAGTGCATCGAGTTGGCGAATGGTTTGCACGCTGTAACACCCTCGGATACAAAAGGAGCGCGGCCTTCTATGGGGGGCGGGCGCGGGGATCAACAAAGGAAGTTACGGATTTGTCTGACGCAGCGCATCGACTGCACGTCGTTGTCTTCGCCAACGAAAAGGGCGGTACCGGCAAATCCACCACCGCGGTCCATGTCGCGATCGCGCTGGCGGCCAAGGGCGCGCGAGTCGCGTGCTTCGATCTCGACCATCGCCAACGCACGATGGGGCGCTATCTCGACAATCGCCTCGCGACCATCCAGCGCACGGGGCGCGAGCTGCCGATGCCGAAATACGAAACCCATGACGGCGAGACGATGGCGAAATTCTCCGCATCGCTCGACCGGTTGAGCATGGATGTCGATTTCCTGGTGATCGACACGCCCGGCCGCGACGACAAGTTCGCGCGTATCGCCGTCACCAACGCCGATACGCTGGTGACGCCGATGAACGACAGTTTTGTCGATTTCGACCTGATCGGCCAAGTCGATCCCGAAACCTTCCGGGTTAAGCGCCCCAGCTTCTATTCCGAGCTGATCTGGGAATCGCGCAAGCGCCGCGCCAAGGCCGATGGCGAGACGATCGACTGGGTCGTGCTGCGCAATCGCATGCAGCATATCGAGGCACGCAACATGAAGCGCGTTTCCGACGCGATCGACCAGCTTTCCAAGCGCGTCGGCTTTCGCGTGATTTCGGGCCTTTCCGAGCGCGTCATCTATCGCGAGCTTTTCCCGCAGGGGCTGACGATGCTCGACAGCCGCGAATTCGGCGAGATGGGCCTGGCTCATGTCGCCGCGCGGCAGGAACTGCGCGAGATGATGGCGGGGCTGGCGCTGCCCGAACCGGCGCTGCCGCTGTTCGCATGACAGCGGCGTGATCTGGAAATTCCTTACCGCCGTTGCAGTCGTCTATTTCAGCTGGCGGCTGTGGCATGGGCGCAGGCGATTGCCCGGTTCGCCGATCCCAGCCGAGCCCCGCGGCGGCCCGGCGCGCGGTTCCAGCGCCGAAGCGCGCGCGCTGCTCGGCGTGTCTGCCGGCGCGGATGCCGAAACCGTTCGCACCGCGCACCGCAAGCTGATCGCGCGGGTCCATCCCGATCACGGCGGTAACGCCGAACTGACGCGGCAGGTAAACGCGGCGCGTGACTTGCTGTTGCAAGAATTGGAGGGCAGCAGCGCGCGGCATTGAACTTTTCGTGCGCCTGGGGGATGAGGGCGCGGATATTATCGGAGGCAGTATGACGCACCAGTTCGATCCCACATCGCTTCGTGAATATGACATCCGCGGAATTGTCGGGAAGACGCTGGGTCCAGACGATGCCCGAGCGATCGGGCGCGGTTTCGCCACGCTGTTGCGTCGCGAGGGTGGACATCGCGTGGCCGTCGGCCGCGACGGTCGCGCTTCCTCGCCGGAAATGGAAGCGGCGCTGGTCGAGGGGCTGACTGCTTCGGGCTGCGACGTGGTGCGCGTCGGCCTCGGCCCGACGCCGATGCTCTATTATGCCGAAGCGACGCTAGAAGTGGATGGCGGCATTCAGATAACCGGCAGCCACAATCCCGCCGACTATAATGGCTTCAAGATGGTGTTTCAGCACCGTCCCTTTTTCGGCGACGATATTCAGAAGCTGGGCACGCTTGCCGCCAGCGGCGATTGGTACGAAGGCGAAGGCAAGGTCACCGACGCCGACATCATGGAGGCCTATGTCGGCCGGCTGCTCGCCGGCTATGCGGGCGGTGCGTTCCGCATCGGCTGGGACGCGGGCAACGGCGCCGCCGGGCCGGTGATCGAGAAGCTCGTCAAGCTGCTCCCGGGTGAGCATTACACGCTCTTCACCGATGTGGACGGCAATTTCCCCAACCATCATCCCGATCCTACCGATGAGAAGAACCTTGCCGATCTGAAGGCGCTGGTCGCGGAAAAGCAGCTCGATTTCGGACTGGCGTTCGATGGCGATGGCGATCGGATCGGCGCAATCGACGGCGAGGGTCGCGTGATCTGGGGCGATCAGCTTCTCTCCATTTTGGCCGAGCCCGTGCTGAAAATCGTGCCCGGCGCACCGATCATCGCTGATGTGAAGGCCAGCCAGATGCTGTTTGACCGTATCGCCGAACTGGGCGGCGAGCCGATCATGTGGAAAACCGGGCACAGCCTGATCAAGACGAAGATGAAGGAAACCGGTGCGCCGCTTGCCGGCGAAATGAGCGGCCACATCTTTTTCGCGCAGGACTATTACGGGTATGACGACGCGCAGTATGCAGCGGTGCGCCTGATCCAGGCGGTGCATGTCATCGGCAAGTCGCTCACCGAAATCCGCGGCAGTATGCCTGAATTCTTCAACACCCCCGAAATGCGCTTCCAGGTCGATGAGAGCCGCAAGTTCGCGATCGTCGATGAAGTGCTCGCGCGGCTTAAGGAGGAAGGCGCCGATGTGAACGGAACCGACGGCGCGCGCGTCAACACGCCCGACGGCTGGTGGCTGCTGCGCGCGTCGAACACGCAGGACGTGCTTGTCGCCCGCGCCGAGGCGAAGACTCAGGAAGGCCTCGATCGGCTGATGGCGCTGCTCGACGCACAGCTTGCCCAGAGCGGTGTCGAACGTGGGGAGAGCATCGGGCACTGACCCTGCAACGACGTTGCCCGCAGGGTATCGGCTGGCCGAGGATATAGCCTCGGTCGCCGATTATTGCCGGCTACAATCGTCGCTCACCTTGTCGGCCGGCTGCGTGCGCGCGTGCCGGCGGAGGCCTATGTCAGCCTGATGGCAGATGGCGAGGCCTGGCGGCTCTACGCCCGATACGGCCTTGAGCCGACTGCCCCGGCATCGATCGGGATGGCGCAATGGCTGGGGCGGGCACTGCCCTGATCCCCGGCAATTCGCCTTTGTGACCGGAAAGGGGCTGGCAATCGGCAGTGCAAAGGGCCACTTGAAGGAGATGCACCAGTCGCGCGAGATTGTCCGAGTCATCGATCTTGAAACCACCGGATCGGCGCCTCCCGCCCATGCCGTGATCGAGATCGGCTGGCAGGACGTGGCGCTGGGCGAGGACGGGCGCTGGGATCTTTACGAGGAGGGCGGCTCTACGCTCGTCAATCCGGGGCGCCCCATCCCGCCGCTGACTCAGGCGGTCCATCATATCCTCGACGAGCAGGTCGCCGAGGCGCCCTGGTGGCATGATGTCGCGCGACAGGCGCTCGATCCCTGGCCGCGCCGCGTCGCGCTTGCCGCGCATCGCGCCGATTTCGAACAGCAATATTGCACCCCCGCGCTGACCCGCGGTGCCGACTGGATCTGCACCTGGAAATGTGCGCTGCGGCTGTGGCCCGAATCGGCGGGCTTTTCGAATCAGTATCTGCGCTATTGGCGCAGGCCCGAGGGGATGGAACATGAGCGCGGGCTGCCCGCGCACCGCGCCTTTCCCGATGCCTATGTGACGGCTTTTCATCTGCGCGACATGCTCAATGAAGCGCCGCTGGCGCAGCTGATCGAATGGTCGTCGCTGCCGGGCCTACTGCCGCGCGTCAATCATGGTCCCGATCGCGGGAAGGACTGGGCTGAACTCGAGGAGGAAACGCTGGTCGCCTTTCTGGGCGATCGCAGCGAAGACGTCCGCTATACTGCCGAGCAGGAGTTGGAACGCCGCCACGGTTCGGGCCCCGGTGCACGGACTGCCGCGGAGCGCCTGCTGCTCTGATCGGGCCGAGCCGGACCGCGCCTCAATATTCGACGCGCGTCGCGGTCAGTCCATGTTCGCGGGACAGGAAGTTCTGTACGCTGTCGTCCCCGGCAAGGTGCCCAGCGCCAACCGCCACGAAAACCGTGCCGGGCCGGTCCATGCGATCGTCGATCCAGTTCGCCCAGTTCTGGTTGCGTTTGACGAGCAGCCACGACGCGATGCCAGGCGTCTCGCGCATATTCTCGTTCATCAGCGCGCCGAGGTTGCCGGAATTGCCCGCGGCCCATTGCCGGACGACCTTTTCCAGCGACGTACCAAGATCGGCATAATTGTCGAGAAGCGCCTCAAGATACGCGATTTGCAGCGCTTCGGGTATCGAATCGAAGAATCCCAGCTGCTGATCGACCGTTTCGAGACCCGAGATCGTCTTGCCTTCGCGCGTCGCCGTCTCGGTCAGCACATATTCGGCGCCGCTTTCAGGGTCATAGCCGTATTTGATCACCAGCGGCAGCACCGCCAGCGTCATCGTCGCGAACCAGGGTTCGACGCGATCGAAGCTCTGCTTCGGCTGCCCGAGATCGTCCAGGACCGTTTCGAGCGTCTCGCGATAGTCGTCCGACAGCTTTTCGCGCAGCGACGGCCCGCTCGTCGCAACCGCATATTCGACCACCTTGGCAGTCATTTCGCTTTTGTCGGGCTGGACCATTTCGAGCACCAGCTCGTCGCTGCGGTCAAATGCCTCGCGCACGGCTTCGTCGAACCAGCTCAGGCCGGGCTTGAGGAAATGGACGGTGCCGAAAAGATAGATGGTGGTATCCGCGTCGCGCAGCACCCAGAGCGCGGGGTCGGCATCCTGCGTGGCCGTCGGTGCGGCTGCCGGCGCGGTGGCCGCCACGGGCTCGGCTTCTTGCGCAAACCCCTGAACCGGGAGCATCGCCAGCGCCAGGGCGGCACTCGCGCGGAACATCGTCTTGAGTACCATGATCAAACTCCCTCTGGTCGCAAAGCCGGGGAAGCGCCCCAGGCTTTCGCGCCGGTGCGCGCTCAGCCGAGCATTTCCTTGAGCGGCGTATCGGTGTCGGCCAGCCGCTCGGGCGCCACTTCGGCGCGTTCGAGCACCAGCTTGCGGCCCTGGACATAATCCTTGGTCGCATTGACGCAATCGAGCGCGATGACATGGCCGTTCTTCAAATAGACGACCGAGAAGCTGCGGGTGGCCGGATCGCCGCGCAGCACCGCCTGGTCGAAGCCGATCGAGAGCCCCACCGTCTGCAGCTTGATGTCGTACTGATTCGACCAGAACCAGGGTACCGAGTCATAGCTCGCATCGAGCCCGGCGATGTTCTTGGCGACGACGGTCGCCTGGTCGTTGGCGTTCTGCACCGATTCGAGGCGGATCGTGTCGCCGTCGGCGAAGCGGTTGGGATGCCGCGCGCAATCGCCGATAGCATAGATATCGGGCAGGCTGGTTTGGCCCTTCGCGTCGACATCGACGCCATTGCCGCCCGTCGCACCCGCCGCGATCAGTGGTTCGACCGGGGGAATGATGCCGATCCCGACGATCACCATTTCGCACGGGATGACTTCGCCGTCGGCCATGCGGACGCCGGTGACATGGCTGTCGCCGAGGATGCAGTCGACCTTGGCGCCGAGGCGCACATCGACGCCGTGAGACCGATGTTCCTCCTCGAAGAAGCGCGAGAGCGGTTCGCCGGCGACGCGCGCCAGCACGCGATCGAGCGCTTCGAGCAGCACCACTTTCTTGTCGAACTTGGTGAGGACGGCGGCCGCTTCGAGCCCGATATAGCCGCCGCCGATCACCACCGCCTGCTGCACATTGGGCAGCTCGCTCATCATCCGGTCCGCGTCCGCACGCGTACGCACCGTGTGGAGGCCGGTCAGATGATGCCCTTCGCAGACCAGGCGGCGCGGCGATCCGCCGGTCGCCCAGACCAGCTTGCCATAGCCATAGGTCTCGCCGGCTTCGGTCGTCACGGTGTGCGCCTGCGGGTCGACGCTGGCGACGCGCTGGCCGAGCAGCATCGTGATGTCGCGCTCTTCCCAGAAATTTTCGGTGCGGATCAGCAGCCGTTCGAGCGGCTTTTCGCCCTGCAGATACTCCTTGGAAAGCGGCGGGCGCTCATAGGGCAGGTCGGGTTCGTCGCCGATCATCGCGACGCTGCCTTCAAACTTGTTCTGCCGCAGCGCGATCGCTGCCTGGGCGCCGCCATGCCCGGCGCCGACGATGATGACGTCGAATTTCTTCATGCCCGTATCCCGCTCCCTTGCCCCAGCTCTTTGGGCGCATTTCGACCAGCTAACGCATTTGCCGTGGCGATCAACATCTGCGGGACAGGCTAACGGCGGAGCGATACGGGATTTCCGCAGGCGGCAAATGGTGCTGCTGGAGAGGATTGAACTCTCGACCTCACCCTTACCAAGGGTGCGCTCTACCACTGAGCTACAGCAGCCCGCCTTGCTCCCGTCGAGCGGGAGGGGCCTATGTGCTTGGGGGCACCCGATTGTCAAGCCGGGGACTTCCGGTTTATCGCGGAACGATGGCCGAAAAAGACGACAAGAAGGCGCGGCTCGCCGAACAATTGCGTGCCAATCTGCGCCGCCGCAAGGCGCAGGCTCGCGAATTGCGCGCGCAGGACCGGCAGGAGGGGGCGGCCGTCAGCGCGGACGATGCTGAGTCCCCTGACCGGACGTGATGAACAGCGCGGTTGCCGAATCGCCGTCGATATCGGCGGTGTGCCATGTCCCGCGCGGATTGATCGCATAATCGCCGCGATCGAGCGTGATGCGGTTGGTCGTGCCGTCAGCCAGTTCCTGATGCAGCGTCAGGCCGCCCTCGACACAGATCACCATTTCCTCGCCCTCGGGATGCATTTCCCACGAATCCCAGCTCTCCGTGAAGTTGTGGAGGCTGACGAGCCGACCTTCGGCGCCGTCCGCCGCAGTGCGTTCGGCATAGGCGGCATACCATTCCATCCCGGTAATTTCGGGCTGGGCGGTGATCGCGGCGCCGAGGCCGAGATGCGCGGGATGGGTGAACAGCGACGGCATTTTGAGACATCTCCCCGATGAATCCCTACCGCCGTTGGCACTGAGCTTGTCGAAGTGCCGTTCTTCTTCTCCGGCGGTAAGAAGAAGAACAGGGCTTCGACAAGCTCAGCCCAAACGGATTTGGGTTACTCTCGACACGATCAAAGCGGCGCGCACTTGGCCTTGAGCCAGGCGAGATCCTCGCCGTCCATCTGCGGACCGAGAAGTTCCTCGACCTTGGCGTGATAGGCATCGAGCCACGCAATCTCTTCGGCGGTCATCAGCGACTTGTCGATCAGCGTGCGTTCGATCGGCACGAAGGTGAGCGTTTCGAAGCCGAGCATCGGCAATTCGGCGCCCGGAATATCCTTTGCCACCGCCAGCACGAGGTTCTCGATGCGGATGCCGTACTCGCCCGCCTTGTAATAGCCCGGCTCGTTCGAAAGGATCATGCCGGCGCGCAGCGGTTCGTTGGGGCCGCCGCCGGGATAGTTGGGCGCGGCGATGCGCTGCGGCCCTTCATGCACCGACAGATAGCTGCCGACGCCGTGTCCGGTGCCGTGCGGATAATCGAGCCCCGCATCCCAGAGCGGCTTTCGCGCGAAACTGTCGAGCTGACCGCCGACGGTGCCGTCGGGGAAGATCGCCATGTCGAGTGCGATATGGCCCTTGAGCACGCGCGTGAAGCGGTCCTTCATCTCTGCGGTCGGCTCGCCGATCGGCATGACGCGCGTGATGTCGGTGGTGCCCGCTTCATACTGCCCGCCCGAATCGACCAGATAGAGGCTGCCGACCTCGAGCGGCAGGCTCGATTCCTCGGTCACGCGGTAATGCGGGATCGCGCCATGCTTGCCATAGCCCGAAATCGTCTCGAACGAAGTGTCCTTGAGCCCGCCCAGTGCCTCGCGGAATTCGAGCAGCTTGGCGGCGGCGGAAAGCTCGGTGATGCCGCCCTTGGGGGCTTCTTCCTCGATCCAGCGCAGGAAACGGACCACGGCGACACCGTCCTGCGCCTGCGCGGCGCGATGCCCGGCGATTTCGCGGGGGTTCTTCAGCGCCTTTGCAAGAATGGCGGGGTCGCGCACCGCCAGCGGCTTGGCGCCGCCTTCGTCGAGCATGTCGAAAATCGCGGCGACGGCGCGCTCGGGATCGGCGGCGACGCGCTTGCCCGAAAAGCTGCGCAGCGCCGGCGCGAAGGCATCGCGCGGCTGGACGCGAACCGCGTTGCCAAGATGCTTGGTCACGTCGTCAGTCACCTTGTCGGGCTCCACGAACAGATCGGCGGTACCGTCGGCATGGACGATCGCATAGGCGAGCGCGACCGGCGTGTGGATCACGTCCTTGCCGCGCACATTGAAGGTCCAGGCGATCGAATCGAGCGCGGAGAGGACGACGGCATCGGCCTTGCGCGTTTCCAGCCATTCGGCGATTTCGGCGCGCTTTGCGGCCGAGGACTGGCCCGCTGCCTCGTCCGACTGCACGACCAGCTTGGCGTCGGAAGGCTGCGGCTTGTCG
This genomic interval from Sphingosinithalassobacter tenebrarum contains the following:
- a CDS encoding SEL1-like repeat protein, whose product is MGNSLKSARFLIESRLRDAATGNAQACYDLGIVYSSGSDGVDIDLIEAHKWFNLAAMSGNEHAQECRAEIAEDMSAREIIEAQKAARAWIGATSRRVA
- the panC gene encoding pantoate--beta-alanine ligase, whose amino-acid sequence is MQTIRQLDALRESVRGFRAAGERIVLVPTMGALHAGHMALVDTARRHGDRVVVSIFVNPRQFAPGEDFSRYPRQEHRDARMLSEAGVDLLWMPPAEVMYPADFATSIVMSGVSEPLEGAHRPGHFDGVATVVAKLLNQVQPDAAIFGEKDFQQLAVIRRMVADLDMPVTIIGMLTQREDDGLAMSSRNGYLVEEDRKAAVAMPRALGVAERAISEGRDPQAALEQAREILTAAGFEIDYVALVDSETLGEPVAGKPRRLLAAAKIHGTRLIDNVPVNGDG
- a CDS encoding division plane positioning ATPase MipZ, with the translated sequence MSDAAHRLHVVVFANEKGGTGKSTTAVHVAIALAAKGARVACFDLDHRQRTMGRYLDNRLATIQRTGRELPMPKYETHDGETMAKFSASLDRLSMDVDFLVIDTPGRDDKFARIAVTNADTLVTPMNDSFVDFDLIGQVDPETFRVKRPSFYSELIWESRKRRAKADGETIDWVVLRNRMQHIEARNMKRVSDAIDQLSKRVGFRVISGLSERVIYRELFPQGLTMLDSREFGEMGLAHVAARQELREMMAGLALPEPALPLFA
- a CDS encoding J domain-containing protein, encoding MIWKFLTAVAVVYFSWRLWHGRRRLPGSPIPAEPRGGPARGSSAEARALLGVSAGADAETVRTAHRKLIARVHPDHGGNAELTRQVNAARDLLLQELEGSSARH
- the pgmG gene encoding phosphoglucomutase/phosphomannomutase PgmG, coding for MTHQFDPTSLREYDIRGIVGKTLGPDDARAIGRGFATLLRREGGHRVAVGRDGRASSPEMEAALVEGLTASGCDVVRVGLGPTPMLYYAEATLEVDGGIQITGSHNPADYNGFKMVFQHRPFFGDDIQKLGTLAASGDWYEGEGKVTDADIMEAYVGRLLAGYAGGAFRIGWDAGNGAAGPVIEKLVKLLPGEHYTLFTDVDGNFPNHHPDPTDEKNLADLKALVAEKQLDFGLAFDGDGDRIGAIDGEGRVIWGDQLLSILAEPVLKIVPGAPIIADVKASQMLFDRIAELGGEPIMWKTGHSLIKTKMKETGAPLAGEMSGHIFFAQDYYGYDDAQYAAVRLIQAVHVIGKSLTEIRGSMPEFFNTPEMRFQVDESRKFAIVDEVLARLKEEGADVNGTDGARVNTPDGWWLLRASNTQDVLVARAEAKTQEGLDRLMALLDAQLAQSGVERGESIGH
- a CDS encoding exonuclease domain-containing protein, producing the protein MHQSREIVRVIDLETTGSAPPAHAVIEIGWQDVALGEDGRWDLYEEGGSTLVNPGRPIPPLTQAVHHILDEQVAEAPWWHDVARQALDPWPRRVALAAHRADFEQQYCTPALTRGADWICTWKCALRLWPESAGFSNQYLRYWRRPEGMEHERGLPAHRAFPDAYVTAFHLRDMLNEAPLAQLIEWSSLPGLLPRVNHGPDRGKDWAELEEETLVAFLGDRSEDVRYTAEQELERRHGSGPGARTAAERLLL
- a CDS encoding TraB/GumN family protein, giving the protein MVLKTMFRASAALALAMLPVQGFAQEAEPVAATAPAAAPTATQDADPALWVLRDADTTIYLFGTVHFLKPGLSWFDEAVREAFDRSDELVLEMVQPDKSEMTAKVVEYAVATSGPSLREKLSDDYRETLETVLDDLGQPKQSFDRVEPWFATMTLAVLPLVIKYGYDPESGAEYVLTETATREGKTISGLETVDQQLGFFDSIPEALQIAYLEALLDNYADLGTSLEKVVRQWAAGNSGNLGALMNENMRETPGIASWLLVKRNQNWANWIDDRMDRPGTVFVAVGAGHLAGDDSVQNFLSREHGLTATRVEY
- a CDS encoding NAD(P)/FAD-dependent oxidoreductase, which codes for MKKFDVIIVGAGHGGAQAAIALRQNKFEGSVAMIGDEPDLPYERPPLSKEYLQGEKPLERLLIRTENFWEERDITMLLGQRVASVDPQAHTVTTEAGETYGYGKLVWATGGSPRRLVCEGHHLTGLHTVRTRADADRMMSELPNVQQAVVIGGGYIGLEAAAVLTKFDKKVVLLEALDRVLARVAGEPLSRFFEEEHRSHGVDVRLGAKVDCILGDSHVTGVRMADGEVIPCEMVIVGIGIIPPVEPLIAAGATGGNGVDVDAKGQTSLPDIYAIGDCARHPNRFADGDTIRLESVQNANDQATVVAKNIAGLDASYDSVPWFWSNQYDIKLQTVGLSIGFDQAVLRGDPATRSFSVVYLKNGHVIALDCVNATKDYVQGRKLVLERAEVAPERLADTDTPLKEMLG
- a CDS encoding cupin domain-containing protein, producing the protein MPSLFTHPAHLGLGAAITAQPEITGMEWYAAYAERTAADGAEGRLVSLHNFTESWDSWEMHPEGEEMVICVEGGLTLHQELADGTTNRITLDRGDYAINPRGTWHTADIDGDSATALFITSGQGTQHRPR
- a CDS encoding aminopeptidase P family protein codes for the protein MSTYADRLKALRDQLKSQQLDGFVVPLTDEHMSEYVGDYAQRLAWLTGFQGSQGSAVVLPQEAAMFVDGRYTLQVREQVDGSDYQYVKIPDTSIADWLGEHAPEGGRIGYDPWLHTRAWVVEATKALAERGAELVPVTANPVDAIWADKPQPSDAKLVVQSDEAAGQSSAAKRAEIAEWLETRKADAVVLSALDSIAWTFNVRGKDVIHTPVALAYAIVHADGTADLFVEPDKVTDDVTKHLGNAVRVQPRDAFAPALRSFSGKRVAADPERAVAAIFDMLDEGGAKPLAVRDPAILAKALKNPREIAGHRAAQAQDGVAVVRFLRWIEEEAPKGGITELSAAAKLLEFREALGGLKDTSFETISGYGKHGAIPHYRVTEESSLPLEVGSLYLVDSGGQYEAGTTDITRVMPIGEPTAEMKDRFTRVLKGHIALDMAIFPDGTVGGQLDSFARKPLWDAGLDYPHGTGHGVGSYLSVHEGPQRIAAPNYPGGGPNEPLRAGMILSNEPGYYKAGEYGIRIENLVLAVAKDIPGAELPMLGFETLTFVPIERTLIDKSLMTAEEIAWLDAYHAKVEELLGPQMDGEDLAWLKAKCAPL